A DNA window from Oncorhynchus nerka isolate Pitt River unplaced genomic scaffold, Oner_Uvic_2.0 unplaced_scaffold_1864, whole genome shotgun sequence contains the following coding sequences:
- the LOC135567661 gene encoding perlwapin-like yields MNLSARCALVLFLLAFVDLKIVSAAEPGGTSTAKPGVCPVRRWGIGICAELCFNDSDCPNDEKCCHNGCVHDCIAPNTAKPGVCPRRRWGSGTCAEFCSNDSDCPNDEKCCHNGCGHNCIAPYTVPIPPKAGQCPLLLNVVPSHKGCVRDEDCPKDDKCCIFDSDALCVPPDFTKPGVCPRRRWGVGMCVEFCSNDSDCPNNEKCCHNGCGHNCIAPTQ; encoded by the exons ATGAATTTGTCAGCGCGTTGTGCTTTGGTTCTTTTTCTGTTGGCATTTGTAGATTTGAaaatt g TCTCTGCTGCAGAACCGGGAGGCACATCTACAG CAAAGCCTGGAGTGTGCCCTGTTAGACGATGGGgcatagggatatgtgcagagttATGTTTCAATGACAGTGACTGCCCCAATGATGAAAAATGCTGCCACAATGGATGTGTGCATGACTGCATTGCACCTAACACAG CAAAGCCTGGAGTGTGCCCTCGTAGACGATGGGGTTCAGGGACGTGTGCAGAGTTCTGTTCCAATGACAGTGACTGCCCCAATGATGAAAAATGCTGCCACAATGGATGTGGGCATAACTGCATTGCACCGTACACAG TGCCGATCCCCCCGAAGGCAGGTCAGTGCCCGCTGCTTCTGAATGTCGTGCCGTCACACAAGGGATGTGTCCGCGATGAGGACTGTCCTAAAGATGACAAATGCTGCATCTTTGACTCTGACGCCTTGTGTGTCCCACCTGACTTCA CAAAGCCTGGAGTGTGCCCTCGTAGACGATGGGGCGTGGGGATGTGTGTGGAGTTCTGTTCCAATGACAGTGACTGCCCCAATAATGAAAAATGCTGCCACAATGGATGTGGGCATAACTGCATTGCACCGACACAG